The sequence CGGTTTGCGATTCAGCGCACTTGAGGCCAGCTGCTGGGTCAGGAGCGTTCCAGTGCAGTCACGAGGTCGCGGAAGGCCTCGCGATTGGACTCATTGAGGCTCATCAGGATGCGGTGAGCCTCGAGCACTTTGTTCTTCACGACTTCTTCGGATTGGTCCTGGCTCGGCAGATCGGCCAGTTGCTCGGGCGAGGGCAACGGCTGGTCGACGATGTTGAATACCTGATCGAAGCCCATCGACTGCAACAGGCGGGTGATATCGGCGTGGGTGGTCACCAGCGTGGGCAACATGCCCACCTTCTGCCGCGACAGAATCGAGAGTTTGGCCAGCAGCCCAAGCGTCGTGCTGTCGATGCTGCGGCTCTCGGTGAGATCGATCACGATCGATGAGAAATCCAGCGACGAAAATATCTTTTCGATCGTCGCATCCAACGCCGAGCATAGCGTCAGGCGGATTTCGCCGACGAATTTAAGAACGAACGTACCGTCCTGCTCGGCGAACTGGATCTTACCAGTGCTCATGCAAGGTTCCTGCTCAATACCAGCAACGCGATGTCATCAGGCATATCCTCCAGTTCGGCGAGGCCGAGCACTCGCTGAAGTCCCTCCAGCGTACCGCCTGCCTCACAGATCAGCCCGGGCAGTCCTGCTTCCTTATCTTTGAGGGCCTCGCCCGGCAAAAGGTCCAGAATGCCATCGGAAAGTAGCGTCAGGCTGAACGCCTCGGGCAATTCGATTTCATAGTTATCGTAGGTCGCTTCGACGAACAGACCAACCGGCAAACCCCGCCCCTCCAGATACCTGGCCGCCCCCGCTGTGTAGAGCACCGGCATCGGCAGGTGCCCACCGATGCTGTAGTGCAACAGGTTGCGCTCCTGATCGATGACGCCACCGAGCATGGTGACGTGCTTGCCCAGCTTGCAGTTGATCAGTCCGCGATTGATGTGATCGAGCACTTCGGACGGCTTGAACTCTCGCAGCGCCCTGCCCCGTCGGGACTCGTACAGCAAGCGCGTGGTCATGAACTTCAAGAGAACCGTGACGAACGCAGAAGATGCGCCATGACCCGAAACGTCGGCCAGATAGAAGCCGATGCGGTGTTCGTCGACCCGAAAGTAGTCGACGAAATCCCCCGAGAGATAAAGAGACGGGATGATCTGGTGGGCGAACTGGAAATCGTCGAGGCTGCACGGCGTCACCGGCAGCATGTTCATCTGCACCTGGCGACCGGCGTCCTGATCTTCCTGCAGTAGATGCAAGCTGGCCTGCAGGTCACGGTTGGCCGTCTCGAGCTGCTCTCGATAACGCCGGTTTTCCATGCGCAACCGCGAGCGATCCAGTGCGCGACGAACCGAATGCTCGAGCATCGCCAGGTCTTCGAGCGGCTTGATCAGATAGTCGGCCGCGCCCAGCCGCAGTGCTTCGACTGCATCGCTCATCACACCGGCCCCGGAAACCACGATGACCGGAAGGTCGACCTGGCGCTCGCTGATCAGCCGGATCAGCTCAAGGCCATCCATTTGTGGCATACGCAGGTCGCAGATCACCAGGTCAGGGTGCTCGGCGTCGAACAGCTCCATGCCCTGCCGCCCGTTCGGCGCCTGCAGGACCTTGAAACCGCTGTCATCCAGATAGGCCGCCAGACTGGCTCGTACCACATCGTCGTCATCTATGATCAGCAGCGTCGCGCTTGGGTTATGCATGTTCCTACCAGGCGGTATCGCCAGGATGTTGGCGAAAGCATCGGCCCCGCGCGAACGCTGGGCAAGGGATCTTTTCAAGGCGCAGACGGTACTCCCATACGACCGGCGTTTCAAGCCAGGCACCGCCGCTGCGCCTGTGCTTTACAGCTCGAATTCACGGGCGTTATAAGAACGGGCGCAAGCAGAACTTCGAGGACGAAAACCATGACCCAGCGTGACCGGGACTACAGCGAAAAACGTGACTTCATCCGCATGCAGATCGAGACGACGATCACCCTGACCCACGGCGACCAGCAGCATGAAGCGACCTGTCAGGACCTGTCCAGCACAGGCATGCAGGTCGTGGCGGCGACAAGCCTGCAGATTGGAGACAGGGTGCGGGTGCATATCCCCTCCGAACACACGGCGCTCGAAGGACTGGATGCCGAGACCGAGGTGGTACGGGTCGGCACCCATGAAGATGGCCGGCAGAGCCTCGGGCTGGCCATCCTTTCGATGGACTGAGCGAGGCCGCCCAGCGACGTGGCGATCAGCCCCCGGAGCCGACCGTCGAGGAACCGCTCGTGGCGGGCGGTAACCCGTGGCGATCAGAAATCGTCTTCGACCTCTCCGTCCATCGTGCGGAACTCACGGTTCTGCAGGTAGGCGTTGCGGATGAAGATGTAGCGGTCGCCGGTGATCATCTTCTCGGTCGAAAGCAGGCCGGCCCGCAAGTCGACGACATCCACGGCGCGGGTCACGTTGCGCGTCGGTACGTGATCCATGTACGGATAAGGTCCAAGGAAGGCGTCGGACACGCGCCCGAACGTGTCGCGTACGGTG is a genomic window of Stutzerimonas stutzeri containing:
- the rssC gene encoding anti-sigma factor antagonist RssC encodes the protein MSTGKIQFAEQDGTFVLKFVGEIRLTLCSALDATIEKIFSSLDFSSIVIDLTESRSIDSTTLGLLAKLSILSRQKVGMLPTLVTTHADITRLLQSMGFDQVFNIVDQPLPSPEQLADLPSQDQSEEVVKNKVLEAHRILMSLNESNREAFRDLVTALERS
- the rssB gene encoding two-component system response regulator RssB; this encodes MHNPSATLLIIDDDDVVRASLAAYLDDSGFKVLQAPNGRQGMELFDAEHPDLVICDLRMPQMDGLELIRLISERQVDLPVIVVSGAGVMSDAVEALRLGAADYLIKPLEDLAMLEHSVRRALDRSRLRMENRRYREQLETANRDLQASLHLLQEDQDAGRQVQMNMLPVTPCSLDDFQFAHQIIPSLYLSGDFVDYFRVDEHRIGFYLADVSGHGASSAFVTVLLKFMTTRLLYESRRGRALREFKPSEVLDHINRGLINCKLGKHVTMLGGVIDQERNLLHYSIGGHLPMPVLYTAGAARYLEGRGLPVGLFVEATYDNYEIELPEAFSLTLLSDGILDLLPGEALKDKEAGLPGLICEAGGTLEGLQRVLGLAELEDMPDDIALLVLSRNLA
- a CDS encoding PilZ domain-containing protein, whose protein sequence is MTQRDRDYSEKRDFIRMQIETTITLTHGDQQHEATCQDLSSTGMQVVAATSLQIGDRVRVHIPSEHTALEGLDAETEVVRVGTHEDGRQSLGLAILSMD